A region from the Methylocella sp. genome encodes:
- a CDS encoding phosphoenolpyruvate carboxylase: MSERRADPLDHPIIGSVAPAELAFSGESVATIFFQLLLDVVKRHHPEIALVLAGDSKVEDLPPEVLSRVFQAHGIWFQLLAIVEQDAAMGERRRIERERGDEAVQGTFANVMTKAAQLGIDAQDLRERLSAMRVRPVITAHPTEAKRVTVLEKHRRIYRLLVELEQPRWTERERSGLIDQLRDEIELLWMTGELRLEKPSVDQEVAWGLHFFHETLFDGVPELLKKLDRALNLAYSGERFALSQFFQFGSWIGGDRDGNPFVTNDVTRRALRENALASLCYYEQRLAVLIKSLSISERALPLPPAFREALSRALAESGDGPNIAQRNPGEPYRQFLICALRKLKATIARQENVRTSGSYYASADELIADLAVAEEALSESGSAGLANDLVRPLRWAVEVFRFRTVRLDLRENTTRLTQTLQALWRSVMGPDHGEPPAHDSEQWKAWLLAELARPRLGPPIVRALPPEAAETLGMFKLARDQNEEFDREAFGGFVLSMSRSVADILGAYVLAKEVGLYHDAASIEACTLPIIPLFETITDLRAAPAIMRELLSLPLARRSARIQGGTQEVMIGYSDSNKDGGFLSSNWELAKAQNKLTKIGHETGIPIAFFHGRGGSVSRGGAPTAQAIAAQPAGSISGRLRVTEQGEVVSFKYANRGTAAYQMEVLGASVFEHALISEHKAPALRAEFEEAMEALSGASHAAYAGLIGHPDLLTYFQSASPLDEISMLNIGSRPARRFGARSLSDLRAIPWVFAWAQNRHVITGWYGVGSGIASFLDVRKERGLALLHRMFEESELFRMIIGEVEKTLCLVDLDIAGEYASLVYDDDVREAIFGLIATELALTRKMVLRITQEEEIAQRFPGYRGRLAHRLPTINKVNREQVKLLQGFRASATELSKEAYRSNLLLSINCISSGLGATG; this comes from the coding sequence ATGAGTGAGCGCCGCGCCGATCCGCTCGACCATCCGATCATCGGCTCCGTCGCCCCCGCCGAACTCGCTTTCAGCGGCGAAAGCGTCGCGACTATTTTCTTCCAATTGCTCCTCGACGTCGTCAAGCGCCACCATCCAGAGATCGCCTTGGTTCTTGCCGGCGACTCCAAGGTCGAGGATTTGCCGCCCGAAGTTCTTTCCCGCGTCTTCCAAGCCCATGGCATCTGGTTTCAGCTGCTGGCGATCGTCGAACAGGACGCGGCGATGGGCGAACGCCGCCGCATCGAGCGCGAGCGCGGCGATGAAGCCGTGCAAGGCACCTTCGCCAACGTCATGACCAAGGCGGCCCAGCTCGGCATCGACGCGCAAGATCTTCGCGAACGCCTCAGCGCCATGCGGGTGCGTCCGGTCATTACGGCGCATCCGACCGAAGCCAAGCGGGTCACCGTTCTGGAGAAGCACCGCCGAATCTATCGATTGCTGGTTGAGCTAGAGCAACCGCGTTGGACGGAGCGCGAGCGCAGCGGCCTGATCGATCAGCTGCGCGATGAAATCGAGCTGCTATGGATGACGGGCGAGTTGCGTCTGGAAAAGCCTTCGGTGGATCAGGAAGTCGCCTGGGGGCTTCATTTTTTCCACGAAACCCTATTCGATGGCGTGCCCGAACTGTTGAAGAAGCTCGATCGCGCCCTGAACCTTGCTTATTCGGGCGAGCGCTTCGCGCTATCGCAATTCTTTCAGTTTGGCTCCTGGATCGGCGGCGACCGCGACGGCAACCCTTTTGTCACCAACGACGTCACGCGTCGCGCGCTACGCGAGAATGCTCTCGCCAGCTTGTGTTATTACGAACAGCGCCTCGCCGTTCTGATCAAGAGCCTGTCGATATCCGAGCGAGCCCTTCCGCTGCCCCCCGCGTTCCGGGAGGCGCTGAGCCGCGCCTTGGCCGAGAGCGGCGACGGCCCGAACATCGCGCAACGAAATCCCGGCGAACCTTATCGCCAGTTTTTGATCTGCGCGCTCCGCAAGCTCAAGGCGACCATTGCTCGTCAGGAAAACGTTCGGACATCAGGCTCTTATTACGCCAGCGCTGACGAATTGATCGCCGATCTCGCAGTGGCGGAAGAGGCTTTGTCGGAAAGCGGCAGCGCCGGCCTCGCCAATGATCTGGTGCGGCCGCTGCGCTGGGCGGTCGAAGTTTTTCGCTTTCGCACCGTCAGGTTGGATCTTCGCGAAAATACGACGCGTCTGACCCAAACGCTGCAGGCGCTGTGGCGTTCTGTGATGGGCCCTGATCACGGCGAACCGCCCGCTCACGATTCCGAGCAATGGAAAGCCTGGCTGCTCGCCGAACTTGCCCGTCCGCGTCTTGGGCCTCCGATCGTCCGCGCGCTGCCGCCGGAAGCGGCGGAGACGCTCGGAATGTTCAAGTTAGCACGCGATCAGAATGAGGAATTCGACCGCGAAGCCTTTGGCGGCTTTGTTCTCAGCATGAGCCGGTCGGTCGCCGATATTCTCGGCGCATATGTTCTCGCCAAAGAAGTAGGACTTTATCACGACGCGGCTAGCATCGAGGCTTGCACGCTGCCGATCATACCTTTGTTTGAAACGATCACCGATCTTCGCGCCGCCCCGGCGATCATGCGCGAATTGTTGTCGCTGCCGCTGGCGCGACGCAGCGCCCGCATTCAGGGCGGCACGCAAGAAGTGATGATCGGCTATTCCGACTCGAACAAGGATGGCGGCTTTCTTTCTTCGAATTGGGAGCTTGCGAAAGCGCAAAACAAGTTGACCAAAATCGGCCATGAAACCGGCATTCCGATCGCCTTTTTCCACGGACGCGGCGGATCGGTCAGTCGAGGCGGCGCGCCCACCGCCCAGGCAATCGCCGCCCAGCCCGCCGGCTCGATCAGCGGCCGCTTGCGCGTCACCGAACAAGGCGAAGTGGTCTCGTTCAAATACGCCAATCGCGGCACCGCCGCCTATCAGATGGAAGTTTTGGGAGCTAGCGTCTTCGAGCACGCCCTAATCTCCGAACATAAAGCGCCGGCGCTGCGAGCCGAATTCGAAGAGGCGATGGAAGCGCTTTCGGGCGCCTCGCATGCGGCGTACGCCGGGCTCATCGGCCACCCGGACCTTCTGACTTATTTTCAATCGGCGAGTCCGCTCGATGAGATTTCGATGCTCAATATTGGATCGCGCCCGGCGCGCCGCTTTGGCGCGCGCTCGCTGAGCGATTTGCGGGCGATCCCCTGGGTGTTCGCCTGGGCGCAGAACCGGCATGTGATCACGGGTTGGTACGGCGTCGGCAGCGGCATCGCGAGTTTTCTCGACGTGCGCAAAGAGCGCGGGCTCGCCCTGCTCCACCGCATGTTTGAGGAATCGGAGTTGTTTCGCATGATCATCGGCGAGGTCGAAAAAACCTTGTGCCTGGTCGATCTCGATATCGCCGGCGAATATGCGAGCCTCGTTTATGACGATGACGTGCGCGAGGCCATCTTCGGATTGATCGCGACCGAACTTGCGCTCACGCGCAAAATGGTATTGCGGATTACTCAGGAAGAAGAGATCGCGCAACGGTTTCCTGGCTATCGCGGCCGCCTTGCGCATCGCCTGCCGACAATCAACAAGGTCAATCGCGAACAGGTCAAGCTCCTGCAAGGTTTTCGCGCCAGCGCGACCGAACTGAGCAAGGAAGCTTACAGGTCCAACCTGCTGCTTTCGATCAACTGCATCTCCAGCGGCCTCGGCGCCACCGGCTGA
- a CDS encoding CoA ester lyase translates to MSFTIIEQATPRLHRSELAVPGSSPGLFEKAANSAADIIFLDVEDAVAPDDKEQARKNIIAGLNEIDWGAKTMMVRINGLDTHYMYRDVVDIVEACPRLDMILIPKAGVPADVYAVDMLVTQIEAAKKREKRIGFEVLIETALGMANVEAIAQSSRRLEAMSFGVADYAASTRARTTVIGGVNADYGVLTDKDKQGERQYYWADPWHAAQTRMMVACRAYGLRPIDGPFGDFSDPDAFIAAANRVAVLGYEGKWAIHPSQIELANKVFTPSEAEVTKARRIMAAMADAAKAGKGAVSLDGRLIDIASIRMAEALLAKAASIGIAA, encoded by the coding sequence ATGAGCTTCACGATCATCGAGCAGGCGACGCCGCGCCTCCATCGTTCCGAACTCGCAGTGCCCGGCTCCAGTCCGGGGCTATTCGAGAAGGCGGCGAATTCGGCCGCCGACATTATCTTTCTCGACGTCGAGGATGCCGTCGCCCCTGACGACAAGGAGCAGGCCCGCAAGAACATCATTGCCGGGCTGAATGAGATCGATTGGGGAGCGAAGACCATGATGGTCCGCATCAATGGTCTCGACACGCACTACATGTATCGCGATGTCGTCGACATCGTGGAGGCTTGCCCGCGTCTCGATATGATCCTGATCCCCAAGGCCGGGGTGCCGGCTGATGTTTATGCCGTCGACATGCTGGTGACGCAGATCGAAGCGGCAAAGAAACGCGAGAAGCGCATCGGCTTCGAGGTTCTGATAGAAACCGCGCTCGGCATGGCCAATGTCGAGGCGATCGCGCAATCCAGCCGCCGGCTTGAAGCCATGTCCTTCGGCGTCGCCGATTACGCAGCCTCGACGCGCGCGCGCACGACGGTCATCGGCGGCGTCAACGCAGATTATGGCGTGTTGACCGATAAGGACAAACAAGGCGAACGCCAATATTATTGGGCCGACCCGTGGCACGCGGCGCAGACCCGCATGATGGTCGCCTGTCGCGCCTATGGCCTACGCCCCATTGACGGGCCTTTTGGGGATTTCTCCGATCCAGACGCTTTCATCGCGGCGGCCAATCGCGTTGCGGTGCTTGGCTATGAGGGAAAATGGGCGATCCACCCGTCGCAAATCGAGCTCGCCAATAAAGTCTTCACGCCATCGGAGGCCGAAGTGACCAAGGCGCGTCGGATCATGGCGGCGATGGCCGATGCGGCGAAAGCCGGCAAAGGCGCCGTGTCGCTCGATGGCCGTCTCATCGACATCGCCAGCATTCGCATGGCCGAGGCGCTTCTGGCGAAAGCAGCGTCGATCGGCATCGCGGCCTGA
- the cutA gene encoding divalent-cation tolerance protein CutA, protein MKIFYVTLNTVDEARKIARTLLERRLALCCNWFPISCAYRWEGDIVEEPEIVLIVKTQAGYRTAVERVIESIVSYANCIAEIAPESVNHKFIDWLNAEVPVTPPG, encoded by the coding sequence GTGAAGATATTTTACGTCACGCTCAATACTGTGGATGAGGCGAGGAAAATCGCCCGGACTTTGCTCGAGCGGCGATTGGCTTTGTGCTGCAACTGGTTTCCAATTAGCTGCGCCTATCGGTGGGAAGGCGATATCGTCGAAGAGCCTGAAATTGTCCTCATCGTCAAAACCCAAGCAGGCTACCGGACGGCCGTCGAGCGCGTCATCGAGAGCATCGTGAGCTACGCCAATTGCATCGCCGAAATCGCGCCCGAATCGGTCAACCATAAGTTTATCGATTGGCTGAACGCCGAGGTTCCAGTCACCCCGCCGGGCTAG
- a CDS encoding molybdopterin-dependent oxidoreductase: MKALCAKLLTVSLFIAAASAAARGEDAPPSVALTGLDGQQATITLAELDALPRVTLNVEQHGAVHSFEGALLGDVLKKVGAPSGKAIHGAELADVVIVQARDGYTVALDLAETDAVIRPERVILADREDGSALSPESGPFQLVVEGDLRPARSARMVSTITLKRMR; encoded by the coding sequence ATGAAAGCGCTTTGCGCCAAACTGCTGACCGTATCTCTGTTCATAGCCGCCGCCTCCGCCGCCGCGCGCGGCGAAGATGCGCCGCCAAGCGTCGCTCTGACGGGTCTTGATGGCCAGCAAGCGACCATCACCCTCGCCGAACTGGATGCGCTGCCTCGTGTGACCTTGAATGTCGAACAGCATGGCGCTGTCCATAGTTTCGAGGGCGCGCTTCTCGGCGATGTTCTAAAAAAAGTCGGCGCTCCAAGCGGCAAGGCAATCCATGGAGCGGAACTTGCCGACGTTGTGATCGTGCAGGCGCGCGACGGTTACACGGTCGCCCTCGATCTGGCCGAGACCGACGCCGTCATAAGGCCGGAGCGGGTTATCCTCGCAGATCGCGAGGATGGGTCCGCCCTAAGCCCTGAGAGCGGCCCTTTTCAGCTCGTCGTCGAGGGCGATCTGCGCCCTGCCCGCTCTGCTCGCATGGTTTCCACGATCACGCTAAAGCGCATGCGCTGA
- a CDS encoding DUF2188 domain-containing protein, whose amino-acid sequence MAKVAYQVVKHDGGWAYTFDGVFSETFASHEAATAAAERVAAEQRAPGETEEIQYEDKNGKWRSEHAPGNDRPSTEVVK is encoded by the coding sequence ATGGCTAAGGTTGCCTATCAGGTAGTCAAACATGATGGAGGATGGGCTTATACGTTCGACGGCGTGTTCTCGGAGACTTTTGCGAGCCATGAAGCCGCGACAGCCGCTGCCGAGCGAGTGGCGGCAGAGCAGCGTGCGCCTGGCGAGACCGAAGAAATTCAATACGAAGACAAGAACGGAAAATGGCGATCCGAGCACGCGCCTGGCAATGATCGGCCTTCTACCGAGGTCGTCAAGTAG
- a CDS encoding IS5 family transposase (programmed frameshift), whose protein sequence is MSDEEWACFEPFVTVRGAHSGRRPKDHRLVLDGIFWIARTGAQWRDLHEHFGKWSSVYRQFRRWTLAGLWELFLDALNETEGVGESVQMIDSTVVRAHHCAAGAKGGLRVRVLTRSRGGFTTKIHLRTNGEGLPIAADITAGEVSDYSGFDPLMEADGPEPKVMLADRGYDSDHIRKTLEEKGAAAVIPSRRNRKVQIPVDGHIYALRNRIERCFNKLKNARRLATRYDKTAASYLAFVHIAAIRLSTRAFVNKT, encoded by the exons ATGAGCGATGAGGAATGGGCCTGTTTTGAGCCCTTCGTGACGGTTCGCGGTGCACATAGCGGGCGACGGCCGAAGGACCACCGCCTTGTTCTCGATGGAATTTTCTGGATCGCCCGCACCGGGGCGCAGTGGCGGGATCTGCATGAACATTTCGGCAAGTGGTCGTCGGTCTACCGGCAGTTCCGGCGCTGGACGCTCGCCGGATTATGGGAACTCTTTCTAGACGCCCTGAACGAGACCGAGGGCGTCGGCGAGAGCGTTCAGATGATCGACTCGACCGTTGTCCGGGCGCATCACTGCGCAGCCGGCGCTAAAGGGGGACTCCGCGTCAGGGTCTTGAC ACGCTCAAGAGGTGGCTTCACGACAAAAATTCACCTCCGCACGAACGGCGAAGGATTGCCGATAGCCGCCGATATTACCGCAGGCGAAGTCTCTGATTATTCGGGCTTTGATCCATTGATGGAAGCGGACGGCCCGGAGCCCAAAGTCATGCTTGCCGATCGCGGCTATGATTCTGATCATATTCGCAAAACATTGGAGGAAAAGGGTGCGGCGGCGGTCATTCCGTCACGCAGAAACCGCAAGGTCCAGATCCCGGTCGATGGCCACATCTACGCCCTGCGCAACCGCATCGAACGCTGCTTCAACAAGCTCAAGAACGCACGAAGGCTGGCGACCAGATACGACAAAACCGCAGCCAGCTATCTCGCTTTCGTCCACATCGCCGCGATCCGCCTATCGACCCGCGCATTTGTCAACAAGACCTAG
- a CDS encoding amidase has translation MLAVEQHRPFIFRVADRFAAFNSGDRVDGRLAAEESMEDPQTHATVGRYPMKYVYPVSLLALVRAIAAGETTAEREFAAFSARAQEVEPAIGAFAAANWENAAAAIPAMRGRALRGLPVGVKDNYDTAFLPTRHGSSIYADHRPATDAATVTRLTEAGAILPVKTTTTEFAFLEPTATRNPWSLNRSPGGSSAGSAAAIAAGMLPAAIGSQTAGSIIRPASFCGVTGFKPSFGMLPTQGLKHFAPSLDTVGLFTAGVDDMRLLFSALRGVEARFERPDAADLRIAVLSTPWDDTAEPAARAALEEAARRLDRAGATLLPRDLPQAFVLSDAAHGVVQGYESVIALATEWRMHRSSLSSRLAAYLDEASLIEKQAYLEALAVVDEARQAQAPLFEGVDALLTFASADVAPKDLSSTGSPRFNRLWTLLGLPCISAPGLMVGSLPIGVQLVAAPRNDEALLAAAAALVDLFDANRRPS, from the coding sequence ATGCTGGCTGTCGAGCAACATCGGCCCTTCATTTTCCGCGTCGCCGATCGTTTCGCCGCGTTCAACAGCGGCGACAGGGTTGACGGCCGCCTCGCCGCCGAGGAATCGATGGAGGATCCACAAACACATGCGACTGTAGGACGATATCCGATGAAATATGTGTACCCTGTCTCGCTTCTCGCGCTTGTCCGCGCCATCGCCGCTGGCGAGACCACGGCTGAGCGGGAATTCGCCGCCTTCTCTGCTCGCGCACAAGAGGTCGAACCGGCAATCGGCGCCTTCGCGGCGGCGAACTGGGAGAATGCGGCTGCTGCGATCCCGGCGATGCGCGGACGCGCGCTGCGCGGACTTCCGGTCGGGGTAAAGGATAACTACGACACAGCCTTCCTGCCAACCCGTCACGGCTCATCGATCTACGCCGACCACCGTCCGGCAACCGATGCGGCGACGGTGACACGGCTCACAGAGGCGGGAGCGATATTGCCGGTGAAGACGACAACCACCGAATTTGCTTTCCTGGAACCTACCGCGACGCGCAACCCCTGGTCGCTGAATCGCAGCCCCGGCGGATCTTCCGCAGGCTCTGCGGCGGCGATCGCGGCGGGCATGCTGCCGGCGGCGATCGGCAGCCAAACGGCCGGATCGATCATTCGCCCGGCATCATTCTGCGGCGTCACCGGATTCAAACCCTCTTTCGGCATGTTGCCGACGCAGGGCCTGAAGCACTTCGCGCCAAGCCTCGATACCGTCGGCCTGTTCACTGCGGGCGTCGATGATATGCGCCTGCTGTTTTCCGCCCTGCGCGGAGTGGAAGCCCGGTTCGAGCGGCCCGATGCCGCAGACTTGCGCATCGCCGTCTTATCGACGCCGTGGGATGATACGGCTGAGCCCGCCGCGCGCGCGGCCCTCGAGGAGGCGGCAAGGAGGCTCGATCGCGCTGGAGCGACGCTCTTGCCGCGCGACTTGCCGCAGGCCTTCGTCTTATCCGATGCCGCGCATGGCGTCGTCCAAGGCTATGAGAGCGTCATCGCGCTCGCCACGGAATGGCGCATGCACCGTTCGAGCTTGAGTTCACGCCTTGCGGCCTATCTTGACGAGGCATCGTTGATCGAGAAACAGGCCTACCTCGAAGCGCTCGCCGTGGTCGATGAAGCACGCCAAGCGCAAGCGCCATTATTCGAGGGGGTCGACGCGCTTTTGACCTTCGCATCAGCCGATGTTGCGCCGAAGGATCTTTCGTCGACGGGATCGCCGCGTTTCAACCGCTTATGGACCTTGCTGGGATTGCCCTGCATCTCCGCGCCAGGATTGATGGTGGGGTCGCTTCCGATCGGCGTTCAGCTCGTCGCCGCGCCGCGCAATGATGAAGCGCTGTTGGCGGCGGCGGCGGCGCTCGTCGACCTGTTTGACGCCAATCGCCGCCCCTCCTGA
- a CDS encoding acetamidase/formamidase family protein yields MSWVSSSIMARRGLAAGAAGREYAITEATQGRYHYVYGPYAKPVLTVDPGAVISCETHDAFEGKIRHEDDKPSEILNFPFLNPQNGPIYVNGAEKGDCLAVYIRSIRPRGPQPVGTTCLIPEFGGLVGTSATAILNAPLPERVKKIEVTVEGGVKWSDKITLPYQPFIGTIGTSPEIEAISSLTPDYYGGNMDLPDVAPDAVIYLPVNAEGALLYLGDCHAIQGDGELCGVALEHPTVTTVQVDLIKGWTIAWPRLETAEFYMTIGCGRPMEDAARIAYRELVRWMAADFGFDELDAYMLLTQCGRVRLGNMVDPKYTLGASILKSIIE; encoded by the coding sequence ATGTCGTGGGTTTCGTCATCGATCATGGCCCGTCGGGGGTTGGCTGCCGGGGCCGCCGGGCGCGAATATGCGATCACCGAGGCGACGCAAGGCCGCTACCACTATGTTTATGGCCCCTACGCGAAGCCGGTGCTGACTGTTGACCCAGGCGCCGTCATCAGCTGCGAAACTCACGATGCGTTCGAGGGCAAGATCCGGCATGAGGACGACAAGCCGAGCGAGATCCTCAACTTTCCGTTCCTCAACCCACAGAATGGGCCAATCTATGTGAACGGCGCAGAGAAGGGCGATTGCCTTGCCGTCTATATCCGCTCGATCAGGCCGCGCGGCCCGCAACCGGTCGGGACCACGTGCCTGATACCGGAATTTGGCGGTCTCGTCGGCACGTCCGCCACCGCTATTTTGAACGCTCCGCTGCCTGAGCGCGTCAAAAAGATCGAAGTCACGGTCGAGGGTGGGGTGAAATGGAGCGATAAGATCACGCTGCCTTATCAACCCTTCATCGGCACTATTGGCACCTCGCCGGAAATCGAGGCGATTTCGTCGCTGACGCCCGATTATTATGGCGGCAACATGGACCTCCCGGATGTTGCGCCCGACGCGGTGATCTATCTGCCGGTGAACGCAGAGGGCGCCCTGTTGTATCTAGGCGATTGCCATGCCATTCAAGGCGATGGCGAGTTATGCGGCGTCGCGCTCGAGCATCCGACTGTCACGACGGTCCAGGTTGATCTGATCAAGGGTTGGACGATCGCGTGGCCGCGGCTCGAAACCGCGGAATTTTATATGACCATAGGCTGCGGCAGGCCCATGGAGGATGCGGCGCGCATCGCCTATCGCGAGTTGGTGCGCTGGATGGCCGCCGATTTCGGCTTCGATGAGCTCGACGCCTACATGCTTCTGACCCAGTGCGGTCGCGTCAGATTGGGGAATATGGTCGACCCCAAATACACATTGGGCGCCTCGATCCTGAAGTCGATCATCGAATAA
- a CDS encoding ABC transporter ATP-binding protein yields MAGAPIMLDDSSLLSVEGLRAGYGGKPVLQGIDLQVRKGEIVAVIGRNGVGKSTLIKTLIGLLPTDAGSIRFRGAEISRMTPHLRARNGIGYVPQGRDVFPRMTVEENLRVGETSLRGAATPDYELIYQSFPILRERRRQTAGTLSGGQQQQLAIARVLIAQPTLVLLDEPSEGIQPSIVQDIARISVDLNHRTGVTIMLVEQNIDMIRAMAQRCYVMDKGHVIAELTSSMLDDRDTVRRYLAI; encoded by the coding sequence ATGGCCGGGGCGCCCATCATGCTTGACGATTCCTCCCTCCTATCGGTCGAAGGTTTGCGAGCCGGCTACGGCGGCAAGCCGGTGTTGCAGGGGATCGACCTGCAGGTTCGCAAAGGCGAGATCGTCGCGGTCATCGGGCGCAATGGCGTCGGCAAATCCACGCTCATCAAGACTCTGATCGGCTTGCTGCCCACGGACGCTGGATCTATTCGCTTCCGCGGCGCCGAGATCAGCCGCATGACGCCGCATCTGCGCGCTCGCAACGGGATCGGCTATGTGCCGCAGGGACGCGACGTGTTTCCGCGCATGACCGTCGAAGAAAATCTCCGCGTGGGAGAAACCAGCCTGCGCGGCGCGGCGACGCCGGACTATGAGCTAATCTATCAGAGCTTCCCGATTCTGCGCGAGAGGCGGCGCCAGACCGCAGGCACGCTATCCGGCGGTCAACAGCAACAGCTCGCGATCGCCCGCGTCCTGATCGCGCAGCCGACGCTGGTGCTGCTCGACGAGCCATCGGAGGGGATCCAGCCCTCGATCGTGCAGGACATCGCCCGGATTAGCGTCGATCTCAACCACCGGACAGGCGTCACCATCATGCTGGTCGAGCAGAATATCGACATGATCCGCGCCATGGCTCAGCGCTGCTATGTCATGGACAAGGGACACGTAATCGCGGAACTGACGTCGAGCATGCTGGACGATCGCGACACAGTTCGGCGCTACTTGGCGATCTGA
- a CDS encoding ABC transporter ATP-binding protein, producing MPLLETRKLNKRFGGLRVTDDVNLTLQAGELHCLIGPNGAGKSTLFRLILGEYPPSSGQIFYAGEDITRLQPHDRIRRGVSVKFQVPGIFKALSVRQNLEIALQHHLESHSLHGEIRRQLAFLNLSSDADQLAGNLSHGQKQWLEIGMAVSLRPRLLLLDEPTAGMSAEETYATGELVKTLNKEGMTVLAVEHDMEFVRQVATKVTVLHFGRIFAQGSIDSVIADERVAEIYLGQGHGRGAHHA from the coding sequence ATGCCATTGCTGGAAACCCGCAAACTCAACAAGCGCTTCGGAGGCCTGCGCGTCACCGATGACGTCAATCTCACGCTGCAGGCGGGCGAGTTGCACTGCCTCATCGGTCCCAATGGCGCGGGAAAAAGCACTCTTTTCAGGCTGATCCTTGGCGAGTATCCGCCCTCGAGCGGACAGATTTTTTACGCTGGCGAGGACATTACCCGCCTCCAGCCGCATGATCGCATCCGCCGCGGCGTCAGCGTCAAGTTCCAAGTGCCAGGCATATTCAAGGCGCTCAGCGTGCGACAGAATCTCGAGATCGCCTTGCAGCATCATCTCGAAAGTCACAGCCTGCATGGCGAGATTCGGCGGCAGCTCGCGTTCCTCAACTTGTCTTCTGATGCGGACCAACTCGCCGGCAACCTCTCTCACGGGCAGAAGCAGTGGCTGGAGATCGGAATGGCGGTTAGTCTGCGGCCGCGCCTGCTCTTGCTGGACGAGCCGACCGCCGGCATGTCGGCCGAGGAAACATATGCGACGGGCGAATTGGTGAAGACCCTCAATAAAGAGGGCATGACGGTGCTGGCTGTCGAGCATGACATGGAGTTCGTCCGGCAAGTGGCCACAAAGGTGACCGTGCTCCATTTCGGCCGCATATTTGCGCAAGGCAGCATCGATAGCGTCATCGCCGATGAACGGGTGGCGGAGATCTATCTCGGACAGGGGCATGGCCGGGGCGCCCATCATGCTTGA
- a CDS encoding branched-chain amino acid ABC transporter permease → MPLALRWLARLEGPQTMGRGPWFWAGFVVTIALACAYPLLEDGYTVGNTIYFFNWVFMALGLCLIWGYGGALSFGQTAFFGVSGYAYGVITLNFGADYGLTWVALVLALAASALFAAVLGYFLFFGRISGVFLGIVTLSVTLVLERFMAQTAGPEWHIGSARLNGFNGMSGMPPLTIPWFGGNIELIADVPLYYVVLGLLIVTYLAMRAVLNSSFGNVLVAIRENPQRATMLGYDVRRYQLAAFVIGSTLAGLSGALYTAWGQYITPSCMGITAAALPIVWVAVGGRRDITTTLIGALVVIGGFQALTVYGSQYALVAMGLLLVLTVLFAPEGLITSLIQLPATAARRLRGKGAR, encoded by the coding sequence ATGCCTCTCGCGCTGCGTTGGCTGGCGCGCCTCGAAGGTCCGCAGACTATGGGGCGGGGGCCATGGTTCTGGGCTGGCTTCGTCGTGACCATCGCCCTTGCTTGCGCCTATCCGCTGCTCGAGGATGGCTACACCGTCGGCAACACGATCTATTTCTTCAATTGGGTCTTCATGGCGCTCGGCTTGTGCCTGATCTGGGGATACGGCGGCGCGCTTAGTTTTGGACAGACTGCTTTCTTTGGCGTGTCGGGATACGCCTATGGCGTCATCACGCTCAATTTTGGCGCCGATTATGGGCTGACCTGGGTCGCCCTTGTGTTGGCCTTGGCGGCTTCCGCCCTTTTCGCGGCAGTGCTTGGTTACTTTCTGTTCTTTGGCCGGATCAGCGGCGTTTTCCTTGGCATCGTCACCCTGTCCGTGACCCTCGTGCTGGAGCGCTTCATGGCGCAAACGGCAGGCCCGGAGTGGCATATTGGCTCCGCCAGGCTGAACGGCTTCAACGGCATGAGCGGCATGCCTCCGCTCACGATCCCTTGGTTTGGCGGCAACATCGAGCTGATAGCCGACGTTCCGCTGTATTACGTGGTGCTAGGGCTGCTGATTGTGACGTATCTGGCGATGCGCGCGGTGTTGAATTCATCGTTCGGCAATGTGCTGGTCGCCATTCGCGAGAATCCCCAGCGCGCCACTATGCTCGGCTACGATGTGCGGCGTTATCAATTGGCGGCCTTTGTCATCGGCAGCACTCTCGCCGGATTGAGCGGAGCGCTCTACACGGCTTGGGGTCAGTATATCACGCCATCCTGCATGGGAATTACGGCGGCGGCTCTGCCGATCGTCTGGGTGGCGGTGGGCGGCCGTCGCGACATAACAACGACGCTGATTGGCGCGCTAGTGGTGATTGGCGGGTTTCAGGCTCTCACGGTCTATGGCAGCCAATATGCTTTGGTGGCGATGGGCCTGCTGTTGGTGCTCACCGTGCTGTTCGCGCCCGAGGGATTGATCACCTCGCTCATACAGCTGCCGGCGACGGCGGCGCGGCGGCTTCGCGGCAAGGGAGCGCGCTGA